TGTACTCTGTGCTACACCCGGAAGGAATAATTTATCCATCTTGTTCTTTTCACAATGCGATATGAATTTATAACATTTACAAGACATTTTAATAACATGTACCCAGAGAAGAGATGAATAATGTGTTGCATATCCCATTGATGAATACACTTCTGTACACAGAAGAAGTCTAAGCAACTTCGTGGAAACTGTGATAAAAATCTGGTTCTGGGTTATGATCTGCAAAcagctgataggtgatctacCCAATCAAGAATCTTGGTTTTCCAAAAACCTAGACCTACTTAATGAAACTGTTTCAAGAAAATTAAAGTCAAGAAAATATTCCTTCTGGGTGTAAAATTTCTATGTCAATGAGTATATGAGTAAATATCATGTATTTTAATACTATGCCAATCACTCATGTTTATTGAAACaacaattgaacaaaataaaatactatttGAGATCACCTAAATCCCTCAAACTTTGTATTCatcacaataaaattattattatgcgCATTGTTCTTGGAAGTGTTTCAACtctatttatgaaaattcagttttatcgaaaaaatgtCCATTTTTCATATACTTTTGAAAAAGTATAGTACTAAAAGTATTTAAGTAGATATTTATAGCACTCTTGTTGCAACTCATAATTTTTGTCCACAATAACATAAATATTACCATATTAAAACCACTTATTGTAGTGTGCACAAGATTATTAATATAAAGGTAATTCACCAGCCGAACGATTCTTTCTTTCTATTACATCATTCGTGCTAAAGTTCATTCAAACTGAAAGGTAATTCTAGATAGATAACTACCAACCAAAAAGAGACTATGGTCCGCTAGTAGTCGAtgacataattataaaatgatattatcgCCCTGattcaatttgatttaattcatTATAATCCATGGTTATAGAATTTGGGTTCAATGTTTGAGCAAGAATTGTCAATAATAATTCAACACTCGGTTTGTTTGTACTATAAACAACTTCAGAAAATAATAGTAAAAGTTAGAATATTTTTGAGCAACACCCTCTATATTGGATTGAAAGTGGCCCTTATTTACTAATTGTTTATGTCTATTGAATTTTCCGTTTGGGGATTTAGGTAACCTGTAtcatatgaaaattatgaacGAGCAATGGGAATAAAATTgttgagttgaaattttttcaaaataaaatttataaaatattcaagttttcttattaaaacactgtcatatatattcaaataatggcgtcttaataataattcaatagtGTGCCAtacaaataattgttaaattcgcactttttttcttatttggaactatattgttaaattaatatcttatttattttatcataccACAATAATTGTATACACCAATAAACAATATTAGCCTACATTTTCAACTTTTCCAGTTGCCAGGTCATTTACAAGTAAGACTCCAAAATTGTCGTAACTTTCCACCGACAGTAATTCAAGAAGCTATACCAGAGAAGCTGAAAGTAGTGAATTTATATAATCCAATGCTACTGAAATGGCTACAAAGATTACAATTCAAAATGGGACAGATTGAACTACAATCATCGACAGCGACACAGttctattcattataaataaacagtttatttgtaaagtatattttatttaaacaaacatCCAGAGTTGTgataaattaactaaaaacaataacaatacaattttcatttgatGACGCATCTTAGTGTGtctctttttttaaaacatccATTATTTGTCTGGATTCTATTGATCCCAGTGGttgtaactaaaaataaaatacataaaattaataggattaatatcgaaatttgaaCGTTCTCACTCTCCTACTCTtacaatttaaaagaaattacttACAATGTAGTTAGTACAAGACAGATGGTTTATTCATGAGGACAACAAGTCCAATTATTACTATATGTTATCAAAAATACAAACCAATAACAGATCAAAAAATAGATTAACACCTGTATAACTGGAAATGTGGATAATTCCCATGGCATATTCTAGCAACactttatattatttagaaCTTAAAGAATAGAATACAATAAAGTAATAGAATACAATAAAGTAATAAGTTATTGAAAATGGTACCTGGTACAAAGAGTAATTTTAATTACTAATTTTTAGATCGTACGCTACAACAGAGTTGAAgccataaacaaaaatgtactaagtatatattatttctggaaccgttagtgatattcatactgaacacaacACTCACAGTTGCAGTATGTTCACTAAGAAATATATAGTTTGTTAACTAAACTTGTTAAAATGAATAGAGATATGTTCTGTTAAATATAACTTAAATGGCAAATTATTCAGGAAAATTATTATGAGACAAGAATTACAATGCTTTCAACAAGTTAAATAACGTTAATGTTGTAGGAAATAATGCAATAAATAACGATGTTGTTCAAATTTCGATTACTTTTGAGCCTTCCCTTTCATAtctatattaaattattttatggtTGCTTAGAAGTAAAGTTTATAAACtactttagacaaaaatacGAAAGTTAccttattaagaaaataagcAACATCAAGCTTAATCTGTTCTCGAATTTTCTTTTCATCTGATCCCGAATCGAGTTGCGGGGAAATTTCTTCTGTAGTTACATTTCGACTTTTTAATCTTCTCAAAGATTCTTCAGTTTTGCAAACAGATCTTAACACACCTTGCACTAACTCcaaatacctaaaaataatACAACTAAATTTAATACTCAATCTTTCTTCAAACATCAGTCCCatgaattcaaaaaattcattagaagattataaatttgtataaaaatatctggATGCAGAAAGGCtaacaagaaatattaaaaatattaaaaagactTAGAAAGTTTTGGCGGACCACGAAATTATTAGATTggatgttaaatattttataagtagTGGAATGTAATTTTACCTTCACAAATTCAATGTTGGTTCATGAAATAGTGTCATATTACATCACAACATTTGAATTTAtctttgtataatttatttgaaaatgaatgatagcaaatttttttgaccccaatataaaatataacgtTTAGCATGACTTGGttccaaaacaaaatacttaaTTTTCTTCCTAAAAACGGGTAAGTATGTAATATCTAGatgtttaaaataacaattgaaagttgttaattttttaatcaagatttACATTTCTATTTGCATAATCTTGTGATTGTAACATGTAGAGTTGTGAATTTTGGAATAATAGGCTATGATAAAAAGCTATATTGATCAATTGATTTGTGCAGTGAAAATGATTACAAACGTCTaattatattcatgtgaaatTAAAGTGCAATTTAACCGTTCATTGTTATACCTTATATATCCATATAAATTTAGTGATGTGTatactcattttttatttattttagtaaaaagaaatgTGGGTACTTAATATCGACagttaatcattttttataatgaagtaATTTCGAGTTCTTGATCACTGAGGTATAGAATTATTGGTTACTACCGTATGGTTTGCTCATTTTCAGTTTAATAAGTATTAAAAGATTTTGGCGGTAGTGAAAATTCAGAAAAggtatcaaaatatatatactcgtatttttttctgttttaaaaccTGATTTACACTTTACCATAAAAACTGCTATCATGCATTTCCAAATAAACTATAGTAAAAAAGGTAGATTGTAGTGAAATTAACAATAGTAAATTAGAAGCAAAATTACTTCAACAATAATCAACACTTGGTGAATTCTTTACCATCTTGAAGCTCCATTCACTAGTTAGCCAATTCAATCTAATTGTGAGAATGATAGGTCATTTGGAACAGAGTGAACATAGGTAGACATTTTTTGGAGAGAGACATGTCCACACAGTGTGTTTTTAGTGGGTTTAGATAGAAGGGTGacttttgttttaaatcttttgaattttctaggCTAGAGAGGAGACCTTTTATCAATTAAACTTAAGTGAGGGTAGCATGTTAAAgttaaaattatcaacaaaaagaTATGAATAATTCTAGATGACCAAAGAGAAGTTgcttatttaagaaaattatttattgtttgttggTACATAATGCAATAAGTATCTAGACTTACCAATATACAAACAGAAATTACATCCATTATCTTTGTACCTACACTCAACGAATTTAGAATTTCATAATCAaatgtaaattaaaaacaaacttacTGTTTGGTCACTTGTAGTataatatcattcaaaatttcaGTGGACTTATGACTTATAACATTCTGGAATGCACTATGGAATGTGGTTATTGGTTTAACTGCTTCCACCATGTAAGGACTAGCTTCTTTAGGAATGCTTCTGTTTGTTCTCCTGTATAACCTAGGTATAGCCTCAACATGTTGAAGCTGATAACAAATTTCTTCCACTTTCATTTTAACTAGACTACTTTTCATAAGGTTTAGAACGTTTGTTATTGACTTCAAGTTAGCTTTAACTATCTTGGGAACCAAAATTACAACTGAACTATCAAGtattttataaactgtattgtTGATGTCAGCTGGAGTTTCTATTGCTGGGCACATAAATTTTTCCACAATGCTAAAGTCAATTAaacaattcattataaattgttcTGTACTTTGATGTGTACTGAAATTactctgaaataaaaaaaatatccttATTGAAAGCTTCAAATATGCAAATAAAATACTTgtaaagaaataagaaatattttgaaacatttacaAAATGCATAAAACTATTCATATCCTGTTTTCATATAAACCACAAGCCATAAATTTTGCCTATTTAGTACTGATGCAATTTATATGAACATACCAGAGACTTCTTACCCCACTTATCTATATATCCAGAAAGATAGAGAATAATAACTACTTAAATTTGATACTGATACTAAAAATGCAGATGCCTCCTTTTTTTGTCTAGGTATCCTCTTTGTCGCCCTAACCCAAGGAGACTCTCCAGAATTGCAGATAATATCGTAGTTTCCTCCTGGATCAAAGACCTTGAGATAGTCGAGTTCCTCGTGTCCTATGATTAGGTTTCTCAAGTcttttggtaaattttttatgtatcaacctttttaaaaattttatggtgAATTAGAAGTCTCTAAgatattctcaaaaaaaaaatactcataattGAAGTTGGTATTATGCTcagttgtgaaaaaaataagatttttgatCAACTTAATTTAATttcctgaaaaaattgaaattgtaaacAGCAAGAAAATTACTGAATTTTGTAACATATACTCGAGGTGAAGACCACTTGCTGCAAAACAAATAGAATCATGCATGTCATGAAATTCAAAACAATCTCAGAATAATTGCATTGCATATATCATAAAACTggataatttttgttgttgatattAATAGTTCTTCAAAACTGAGTTGACAAAAACCAAATCGATCTTTCTGTAAATACTAGTGActcatatatttggaaatacctcatagtttttgaatttgctattaaatttgacaaaaagaaaTGACGTGGGTTTATAGTAAACAATTTAACTCAGCAGTTAAAAACTGATTAAACAGTAACACCTGTAGGGTGCTAGCTAGATAAATTAGGTTATACAAACATAAAATTACATTAGTATCTACATTTGACATGAGAGTATAtgtataaatcaataaattttaacttaCCTGTAAAGTAGTTTCACACCATTTTAAATATCTAGATAAGGTTAACATGGATAACTTGACAAACTGATCAGCAAGTTGGTCCAAATAAATATCTTCATGGAAACATTGAGAAACGGCTTTCCAAAGAGCTACAGTAGGCTTCAAGTAACAAGAAATTTCATTATTGGGAgaaacaaattcattattttcaaaataaatagcaGTTTCAAAGTCTCCTGCTATTCTTTGATATCGAATTTCAAGATAAACAGGTAAGTTGAAACGTTTCAAATGTTCTATAAAGGTGTCATCTTCTATTACAATGTTTTTATCACCACATTTTGTTGCaatcttcaataatatttcatacgtacttttatatcttttttgGAACAATTCAGGATTGCCCGGAGCAGTAATATATGGTAAACCTTCACGTGATTGCTTATCAAACTCTTTCCAAAAGctgttataaacaaaattaattttcttaaaatcacCATTTGATTCTAATACTCTATTAAGAACATCCATTTCAGTATCAATGAAATACACTACTTTATCATAAATTTGATCTAAGTTTTGGCTAGACTTTTCTGTACCtttttgattgaataattttcgcAAATAAGGTTTTACTACTTCAATTCTATATATGTCTTGTGCTTCatcttgtttttttaaattttcatacatTCTTAAACATTTTGTAATAGTAACAGTATCCTCATTTTCAACAGCTTTAAGAAActtcttattaataatatttaccaaccgattttcaatatttaccaTTATATCTTTCATATCTGttgttataatattcaattcatcCATATAACTTCTCTGGAATGAGTATTTAGCAACTATATGCTCCAGACTTATTATATCCTCAAAAGAATCTGCTGAAGATTTGAGCATTTTGTCTATGTATACAGATGAAGATATAGCTccaagttttaaatttaaattattcttgttagtattgttattttttataccatACAACATCATTTTGTAGCTCATTTCAGctgtttttatcaatttgagCAGGGCCTAGAATAAAACAGAACCTAATTAATAACTTCACATATTATTAAATAGATGCTATTACATCAATGCTACAAAATATCCATTGTTAATTTATTGAATCTTGAACTTTTAATATGTAGAAGATTGTAATAAGAAAGCACAAGTAATATATTCATGAAATGATATAtctaattttgtctaaaaataattggtttagaatataaatttcaaattagatGAATAGCAAGCACTGATTCTTCTCGTAAATGTTTATAAAGGTTACCATGATCTCCTCtcttaattgaaaaaatggaagtGATAGATGTTCAATCTTggcatttaaatttgttaaatacTCTGCTAAATTTACGATTGCTTCTGTTTCATTCTTAAGAATTTCAGTCATTTGCTGCTGTAATTCAGTGCCATAACTTTTTAAATCCCTTTTCAATGTTTCTAAATCGGATTTTAGGGTAAATTTTGATAGGCTGATATCGACATTAAAATCATCCTAAAAACATAAGTGTTCAAAGTCTTTAACGATGATTAGATTATATATAATTACTTTAAAGAACGATTCTTTCCAGGAAACTACTTCATTCAAAGACATTTTTAgcgttttaaattattttcatatctaaACATAAAACGTCAACATCATTCAATTATTTGAGGTTAATTTAAGCGACATCCATCGACCTATGATAAGTTATGGACGAGGCCAAACGATTTTAAATCGATGCCAACACAGTGCAAGAGGGACAATATAAGGAGGATGGAGCTAAAGAggacaaaataaaagaaatttataactGGAGCTTGGAGTTTATTTAGTGTGCCTATGGTTTATTGCAATAATTCATCTTTAAGTACCTGGAGGATCTTTAAGTGTTAGTGTCTTATTATCTGCCactcattttattgaaaatgttatgtattgaaatcctcgtaacaattttttttaataaatatgattttattgtcTCATTTACCATGCATGTTTTGAAAACAGAATGCTGGGAGCCAAATCTGAAGAATATAGCAAATACTCAACTGATACAAAGCTTGTTTGAGATTAATATGGCCGTTGCAATATCGACCTAGGTTATCTTAATACAAGAGAACACCTTTGCGCACCACCCTTTAACGTTTTACTTTTATAGACTCAAGACTTTTATAGACTTCGATAATATACTGAAATTAAGGCATCTCAAAATACGATTAGCATGACCTTACCTGATGAAGCCGGTGATTAACCTTGATCTTCATACtccttatttattattttggtttctaCATCATAGCGAGTACAATGTCTGCTTAATGTCGAAGCATTTATTATTgagataatttattcataagaactttttaaaaaataatctggCATTCTGGTTACACATAAAATGTAGTCATCGGCATTAAGAAAATCAGTCCTAAAccggatattttgaaaattatactcaaaaataaaatacatatataactattttataacttaaaaaataattatcaagaaaatatatttagattttaaacTATTATTTCATGAACAGTAGAATAATTTGTTATCAAGTTAGTCAACTTCTGTGTTGCAACATTTTGTTGATGTTCACAACATTTAAAACAtatcttcaaattatttcacaatttaACATGAATAGTGAtagataataattcaaaaattttcgtaaaaaaattgtagataaaaacttttctttcaaatgaatAAGGCCTCGATGTACCTactttctatttcaatataaatttccaTTCTATGACAATAATATCTTAACACACTTCTAACGGAGCATTTCACTAAGGCTTTACGGCACCTGAAATATTCTTTTCGGAGTTCCACATGGCAACTAAAGTCGTTGTGGTCGCGACGAGAACGTCACTCATGACGTCATGTCTAACGTTCACGACGACCATTGTCCAGAATTAGCAGAATTTTCAAAACCATGCAACCATGAGAatatatctcattatttgatgcaGTATGTGATATTATAAGTTCTTTTGAAGCATTGTTGTGACGCAccatcaaatattttactattaccatagaagatattttgattttcctttAATGGAAATTAGTTTACTCCacgaaaaaatttcataacttacaaattataacataacctcttaAAGCTTTCGCttcattttttctgttttgtcaTTAGTTAATATTTATCTCAGCGTTCAAAATGCCTTATAAGCCATTCCTTTCGGATTTACGATTGTAACGCTCTGGATCAAGTAGAACGGGAAAGATCGTGGTCGTGAACGTGATTGTCGTTAGTGCTTAGTGGAATACACCCTAATAATATTGGACGTATGTCAATGGCCCTTAATTGTATACATTATCTTTTAATCGATATCCACTAAGCCCTCGAGACGAACACGTTCAGTTCACGACCTCAGTATTTCCCGTTCCACTTAGTGTAAAGCGTTATAATCCTAAACTAAAGTGGAATGGATTAGGCAGCGTTATGAGTGTATgagtaaataataacaaattgcaaacagaaaaaaaaagtaaaagctTTGAGATGttatgttacaatttgtaagtcattgaattttttagtgggATGTTTAACTAATttacattaaagtaaaattaaaatatcttccgCGGCGATAGTAATATATTTGGTTAGTGTAGGTATTGCGTCACAAAAATGCTTCAAAAGTACTTATAATATCCCATAccgcatcaaataatgagatcTGTGTTGCTTCAGTTTTGAAAACTCCACTTCTTATcgtagtttttaattt
This portion of the Diorhabda sublineata isolate icDioSubl1.1 chromosome X, icDioSubl1.1, whole genome shotgun sequence genome encodes:
- the LOC130451774 gene encoding conserved oligomeric Golgi complex subunit 2 isoform X3, giving the protein MSLNEVVSWKESFFKDDFNVDISLSKFTLKSDLETLKRDLKSYGTELQQQMTEILKNETEAIVNLAEYLTNLNAKIEHLSLPFFQLREEIMALLKLIKTAEMSYKMMLYGIKNNNTNKNNLNLKLGAISSSVYIDKMLKSSADSFEDIISLEHIVAKYSFQRSYMDELNIITTDMKDIMPTVALWKAVSQCFHEDIYLDQLADQFVKLSMLTLSRYLKWCETTLQSNFSTHQSTEQFIMNCLIDFSIVEKFMCPAIETPADINNTVYKILDSSVVILVPKIVKANLKSITNVLNLMKSSLVKMKVEEICYQLQHVEAIPRLYRRTNRSIPKEASPYMVEAVKPITTFHSAFQNVISHKSTEILNDIILQVTKQYLELVQGVLRSVCKTEESLRRLKSRNVTTEEISPQLDSGSDEKKIREQIKLDVAYFLNKLQPLGSIESRQIMDVLKKETH
- the LOC130451774 gene encoding conserved oligomeric Golgi complex subunit 2 isoform X1; translation: MSLNEVVSWKESFFKDDFNVDISLSKFTLKSDLETLKRDLKSYGTELQQQMTEILKNETEAIVNLAEYLTNLNAKIEHLSLPFFQLREEIMALLKLIKTAEMSYKMMLYGIKNNNTNKNNLNLKLGAISSSVYIDKMLKSSADSFEDIISLEHIVAKYSFQRSYMDELNIITTDMKDIMVNIENRLVNIINKKFLKAVENEDTVTITKCLRMYENLKKQDEAQDIYRIEVVKPYLRKLFNQKGTEKSSQNLDQIYDKVVYFIDTEMDVLNRVLESNGDFKKINFVYNSFWKEFDKQSREGLPYITAPGNPELFQKRYKSTYEILLKIATKCGDKNIVIEDDTFIEHLKRFNLPVYLEIRYQRIAGDFETAIYFENNEFVSPNNEISCYLKPTVALWKAVSQCFHEDIYLDQLADQFVKLSMLTLSRYLKWCETTLQSNFSTHQSTEQFIMNCLIDFSIVEKFMCPAIETPADINNTVYKILDSSVVILVPKIVKANLKSITNVLNLMKSSLVKMKVEEICYQLQHVEAIPRLYRRTNRSIPKEASPYMVEAVKPITTFHSAFQNVISHKSTEILNDIILQVTKQYLELVQGVLRSVCKTEESLRRLKSRNVTTEEISPQLDSGSDEKKIREQIKLDVAYFLNKLQPLGSIESRQIMDVLKKETH
- the LOC130451774 gene encoding conserved oligomeric Golgi complex subunit 2 isoform X2; this translates as MKIKVNHRLHQALLKLIKTAEMSYKMMLYGIKNNNTNKNNLNLKLGAISSSVYIDKMLKSSADSFEDIISLEHIVAKYSFQRSYMDELNIITTDMKDIMVNIENRLVNIINKKFLKAVENEDTVTITKCLRMYENLKKQDEAQDIYRIEVVKPYLRKLFNQKGTEKSSQNLDQIYDKVVYFIDTEMDVLNRVLESNGDFKKINFVYNSFWKEFDKQSREGLPYITAPGNPELFQKRYKSTYEILLKIATKCGDKNIVIEDDTFIEHLKRFNLPVYLEIRYQRIAGDFETAIYFENNEFVSPNNEISCYLKPTVALWKAVSQCFHEDIYLDQLADQFVKLSMLTLSRYLKWCETTLQSNFSTHQSTEQFIMNCLIDFSIVEKFMCPAIETPADINNTVYKILDSSVVILVPKIVKANLKSITNVLNLMKSSLVKMKVEEICYQLQHVEAIPRLYRRTNRSIPKEASPYMVEAVKPITTFHSAFQNVISHKSTEILNDIILQVTKQYLELVQGVLRSVCKTEESLRRLKSRNVTTEEISPQLDSGSDEKKIREQIKLDVAYFLNKLQPLGSIESRQIMDVLKKETH